Proteins encoded by one window of Gemmatimonadota bacterium:
- a CDS encoding leucine--tRNA ligase has translation MKTGEAMNGDRYDHGAVEARWIERWDAEGTYEVDLETARNPYYNLMMFPYPSAEGMHVGNVFAYTGADIHGRYMRAKGYDVFEPMGFDAFGIHSENFALKINTHPGRLIPENIENFTRQFKRLGAMFDWRHEVQSTDPDYYRWTQWIFIQLFKAGLAYQKEAPVTWCPSCNTVLAAEQAEGGVCERCDAQVEQRNMRQWFFRITAYAGQLLENLETIDWSETTKTAQRRWIGRSEGAEVDFPLADHDEKLSVFTTRPDTLWGATYMVLAPEHPYVDVVTTEEQRAAVHAYVKESGRKTAIEREDATREKTGVFTGGYAVNPVNDTRIPIWISDYVLMTYGTGAIMAVPAHDQRDFEFARAFDLPIVQVISGSEDTTNGYDGAAVLEEAYTGEGTMINSGPFDGTHSTVGVGAVSDWLEAHGVGKRQVNYRLRDWCISRQRYWGPPIPMVHCGECGVVPVPEDQLPVILPHVEDFKPDGTGRSPLARDPSFLNTTCPVCGGPAIRETDVNDNFLDSAWYFFRYPSSERDDVVFDPEMTEQWLPVDMYVGGNEHAVLHLMYTRFITMALHDIGLVSFSEPFKKFRAHGTIIRSGAKMSKSRGNVVNPDEYLDRFGADAFRTYLMFLGPYQVGGDFQDAGINGVRRFYDRLWRYAAGTDFSEAPVEDPELLALVHGKTRDVTGDMASFQYNTAIARLMELLNGLQNASSHYREAIDRLLQLAAPFAPFISQELWTRLGHEGMVCDVPWPEYDPSLIVSATIEYVIQINGRVRDRLELPPGTPREEIEQAAFASERVRQWTDGKESVRNIFVPDKLLNIVVKG, from the coding sequence ATGAAAACCGGGGAAGCAATGAACGGCGACAGATACGATCACGGGGCGGTCGAGGCGCGGTGGATCGAGCGCTGGGATGCGGAAGGGACCTACGAGGTCGACCTGGAGACGGCGCGGAATCCTTACTACAACCTCATGATGTTCCCCTATCCCTCCGCCGAGGGCATGCACGTGGGCAACGTGTTCGCCTATACGGGCGCGGATATCCACGGAAGATACATGCGCGCAAAGGGATACGACGTGTTCGAGCCCATGGGCTTCGACGCTTTCGGGATTCATTCCGAGAACTTCGCCCTCAAGATCAACACCCATCCCGGACGTCTGATCCCCGAGAACATCGAGAATTTCACCCGGCAGTTCAAGCGCCTTGGTGCCATGTTCGACTGGCGTCACGAAGTACAGTCCACCGACCCGGACTACTACCGGTGGACGCAGTGGATCTTCATCCAGCTCTTCAAGGCCGGGCTGGCCTATCAGAAGGAAGCACCGGTCACCTGGTGTCCCTCCTGCAACACCGTGCTCGCGGCGGAACAGGCCGAAGGCGGGGTGTGCGAGCGATGCGACGCACAGGTGGAGCAGCGGAACATGCGCCAGTGGTTTTTCCGGATCACGGCCTACGCCGGGCAACTGCTGGAGAACCTGGAGACCATCGACTGGTCCGAAACGACCAAGACCGCGCAGCGCAGGTGGATCGGCCGGAGCGAAGGGGCCGAAGTGGACTTTCCGCTGGCGGATCACGACGAGAAGCTCAGCGTGTTTACCACGCGGCCGGATACGCTCTGGGGCGCCACCTACATGGTCCTGGCGCCGGAACACCCCTATGTCGACGTGGTGACCACTGAGGAGCAGCGCGCGGCCGTCCATGCGTACGTGAAGGAAAGCGGCCGGAAGACGGCCATCGAGCGCGAGGACGCCACCCGCGAAAAGACCGGCGTGTTCACGGGCGGCTACGCCGTCAATCCGGTCAACGACACCCGGATTCCGATCTGGATATCCGATTACGTGCTGATGACCTACGGGACGGGCGCCATCATGGCGGTTCCGGCCCATGATCAGAGAGATTTCGAATTCGCCCGGGCCTTCGATCTGCCCATCGTGCAAGTGATCAGCGGATCGGAAGACACGACGAACGGATACGACGGCGCGGCCGTCCTCGAGGAAGCCTATACCGGCGAGGGGACCATGATCAACAGCGGACCCTTCGACGGCACGCACAGCACCGTCGGCGTGGGCGCGGTCTCGGACTGGCTGGAAGCCCACGGCGTCGGGAAACGGCAGGTCAACTACCGGCTGCGGGACTGGTGCATCAGCCGCCAGCGGTATTGGGGACCGCCCATCCCGATGGTCCACTGCGGAGAGTGCGGCGTGGTGCCCGTTCCCGAGGACCAGTTGCCCGTGATCCTGCCCCACGTGGAGGACTTCAAGCCGGACGGCACCGGTCGGAGCCCGCTGGCACGCGACCCGTCTTTCCTGAACACCACCTGTCCCGTGTGCGGCGGTCCGGCCATCCGGGAGACCGACGTCAACGACAACTTCCTGGACTCGGCGTGGTACTTCTTCCGGTATCCCAGCTCGGAACGGGATGACGTGGTCTTCGACCCGGAGATGACAGAGCAGTGGTTGCCCGTGGACATGTACGTCGGGGGCAATGAGCACGCGGTGCTACACCTCATGTACACCCGTTTCATCACGATGGCGCTGCACGACATCGGCCTGGTCTCCTTCTCCGAACCCTTCAAGAAGTTCCGGGCTCACGGCACGATCATCCGTTCCGGCGCGAAGATGAGCAAGTCCAGGGGGAACGTGGTCAACCCCGACGAATACCTGGACCGTTTCGGCGCGGACGCCTTCCGCACCTATCTCATGTTCCTCGGTCCCTACCAGGTGGGCGGTGATTTCCAGGACGCGGGCATCAACGGCGTACGGCGGTTCTACGACCGGCTCTGGCGCTACGCCGCCGGGACCGATTTCAGCGAAGCGCCGGTCGAAGACCCCGAACTGCTCGCCCTGGTGCACGGCAAGACCCGGGACGTCACCGGGGACATGGCGTCGTTTCAGTACAACACGGCCATCGCGCGCCTGATGGAACTGCTCAACGGCCTGCAGAACGCGTCCTCACACTATCGCGAAGCCATCGACCGTTTGTTGCAACTGGCCGCGCCTTTCGCGCCTTTCATCTCCCAGGAACTGTGGACCCGCCTGGGCCACGAGGGCATGGTCTGCGACGTGCCCTGGCCGGAGTACGATCCGTCGCTGATCGTTTCCGCCACGATCGAATACGTCATCCAGATCAACGGCCGGGTACGGGACAGGCTCGAGC